A single genomic interval of Bradyrhizobium sp. AZCC 1693 harbors:
- a CDS encoding LysR substrate-binding domain-containing protein codes for MLSSIPISAIRAFEAAARTGSFRDAANELHLTPSAVSHAIRKLESTMGTTLFERSARSVRLTPAGANLMRHAGAAFDNLRRGIEEVAGRGPQLLRVHSAPSFAAQWLAPRLARFLAAEPKLEVRLAASTEYARFNNDDFDLDIVYGQPRSESLEIVSLGEETVTPLCTPEIAKKIRKPKDLFGQVLIRSEVKQVQWHQWFAANGLGSPAIHGMRFDRSFLAIAMASSGLGVTLESTRLAEREIATGKLIAPLAGRSVDIRYVGHYLVFPRANQERRAVRAFVDWIAAELSQADSKSRFLETRARK; via the coding sequence CTGCTCTCCAGTATCCCGATTTCAGCGATCCGCGCCTTCGAAGCGGCTGCGCGCACTGGCTCCTTCCGCGACGCTGCGAACGAACTGCACCTGACCCCGAGCGCCGTCAGCCACGCCATCCGAAAGCTGGAAAGCACGATGGGTACCACGCTGTTTGAGCGAAGCGCCCGATCGGTCCGGCTCACCCCGGCCGGCGCAAACCTGATGCGTCATGCCGGCGCGGCGTTCGACAATCTGAGGCGCGGCATCGAGGAAGTCGCCGGTCGTGGGCCACAACTGCTCCGAGTGCATTCAGCGCCTAGCTTCGCCGCACAGTGGCTCGCGCCGCGCCTGGCCCGGTTCCTGGCGGCCGAGCCGAAACTGGAGGTGCGGCTCGCCGCCAGCACCGAATATGCCCGTTTCAACAACGACGATTTTGATCTGGATATCGTCTATGGTCAGCCCAGAAGCGAGAGCCTTGAGATTGTCTCGCTCGGCGAGGAGACCGTCACTCCTCTCTGTACGCCTGAAATCGCGAAGAAGATTCGCAAGCCGAAAGATCTGTTCGGCCAAGTTCTCATTCGGTCAGAGGTCAAGCAAGTGCAATGGCACCAATGGTTTGCCGCGAACGGACTTGGGTCTCCGGCGATCCACGGCATGCGCTTTGACCGCAGCTTCCTTGCGATCGCCATGGCGTCGAGCGGTCTTGGCGTGACGCTCGAGTCGACCCGGCTTGCCGAACGTGAAATCGCGACAGGCAAACTGATCGCGCCGCTCGCCGGCCGTTCAGTCGATATTCGCTATGTCGGACATTACCTCGTATTTCCCCGTGCCAACCAGGAGCGCCGCGCGGTGCGCGCCTTCGTTGACTGGATCGCGGCCGAGCTTTCGCAAGCTGATAGCAAGTCACGCTTCCTTGAGACGAGAGCGAGAAAGTAA